Proteins found in one Miscanthus floridulus cultivar M001 chromosome 4, ASM1932011v1, whole genome shotgun sequence genomic segment:
- the LOC136547991 gene encoding uncharacterized protein — translation MSQTADGAAQSIEHDEQPPERGQEPEDQLSQEQFNDELQKDLEVMLTQEELCEQEGGPEGREGREGETDEGEQEDDDEGDAKDAEGGYSSPDFPPTEPRRRPTEDELDKDFNPDDELGMMPYYLENLVPIKPPKRRRWRPARFVIQDGVGKRSAEARPAETDNEVSAPQPQGTSTALGTEPKRKRGDRRANLYHEKALYVITEVRPEGQIIKPEKYRSRFRNVLGYLVRDNLNPAIPNWNSVPELKEKELWDTKVAINFRFPEGKSELVKSHAFKIMGHAFQRWRSDLNTKYIQKGLTPFHEFGEITQSQWETLVAEKTSPEALALSKRNSEQAKQNKHPPCLGPGGYEGKREVFRKMDEEAEASRNTKVKKLRPRLKQWIYGRSTDSSGSSLKFPNPETEEVVSRILKYSEDKEKGIFTPSRERDELSLALGNPKHTGRTRGLGKLTTWKKGFKEDIDMYKKHGRDKESNLALQVKALVD, via the exons ATGTCGCAAACAGCAGACGGTGCAGCCCAAAGCATCGAACATGATGAACAGCCACCCGAAAGAGGGCAAGAACCCGAGGACCAGCTTAGTCAGGAGCAGTTCAATGATGAGTTacaaaaggatctagaagtgatgcttactcaggaggagctTTGTGAGCAGGAAGGGGGACCAGAGGGAAGAGAAGGAAGAGAAGGAGAGACCGATGAAGGCGaacaagaggatgatgatgagggtGATGCCAAGGACGCGGAAGGGGGATATTCAAGTCCTGATTTCCCTCCAACTGAACCCAGACGAAGGCCAACGGAGGATGAATTGGACAAGGATTTTAACCCGGACGATGAGTTAGGGATGATGCCTTATTACCTTGAAAATTTG GTCCCTATAAAACCTCCAAAAAGACGACGTTGGCGTCCAGCACGTTTTGTCATACAAGATGGAGTAGGGAAAAGGAGTGCAGAGGCAAGACCAGCAGAGACTGACAATGAggtctctgctccacaacctcaaggcACATCCACAGCCTTGGGTACCGAACCAAAGAGGAAGCGAGGGGATAGAAGGGCAAACCTATATCATGAAAAGGCATtgtatgtgataacagaggtcagGCCTGAAGGGCAGATCATTAAGCCAGAGAAGTATAGAAGTCGATTCCGTAATGTGCTCGGTTACCTAGTAAGAGATAATCtcaacccagcaatccctaattgGAATAGTGTACCTGAGTTGAAAGAGAAGGAGCTTTGGGATACGAAGGTGGCGATCAACTTTAGGTTTCCAGAGGGCAAGAGTGAACTGGTCAAAAGTCATGCTTTCAAGATAATGGGGCACGCATTCCAACGTTGGAGGTCGGACCTAAAcacaaagtatatccaaaaggggttaactccattCCACGAGTTTGGCGAAATAACTCAGAGTCAATGGGAGACTCTAGTGGCCGAGAAGACTTCACCCGAAGCGTTGGCCCTTAGTAAGCGTAATAGCGAGCAGGCGAAGCAGAACAAACACCCCCCTTGTCTTGGCCCCGGTGGCTACGAGGGCAAGCGAGAGgtgtttaggaagatggatgaagaggctgaAGCTTCTAGGAATACAAAAGTGAAGAAGTTGAGGCCACGCCTCAAGCAATGGATATATGGAAGGAGTACGGATTCATCCGGTAGTAGTCTAAAGTTTCCTAATCCGGAGACCGAAGaggtagtatcaaggatactgaaatattctgaagacaaggagaagggcataTTCactccttccagagagagggatgagcttagccttgccTTGGGAAATCCTAAGCACACgggccgcactagggggctagggaaattGACTACCTGGAAgaaaggattcaaagaggacattgacatgtacaagaaacatggcagagacaaAGAGTCTAATCTTGCGCTACAAGTAAAGGCTCTGGTTGATTAG
- the LOC136550876 gene encoding F-box protein At5g03100-like isoform X2: MTHPPAWDRMERLRVLEVIGAVLEHAASNGAVAACLDLPDLALLGNPDMISSLPDDILINILSLMTVREAAVTDVLSTRWRHLWESVDHFILDMHTFGMQVPPNSDNHGNLDFWNSEATKFVGKVNELLSHHKGNKLKEFKVEFPLSSAHASELDRWVAFAVASHAETLTLSLCDEHGRVATDHTEAYVFPLKQFSDVGGCQLHVLSLCKCILETVPANLNGFSYLYSLSLCHVRMVDEVLLSIMSSCNALHNLYLRACHKLIDLRASRAQLVNLEVHWCQRLRSISIHAEKMESFSYTSRRADIEFECAPVLCELTACFRGMWHHTLALLDKFPNKLKMLTLPCSSRLQASRVLKHNGRFAVLKEITWFMATCDHRRC; encoded by the exons ATGACGCATCCGCCTGCGTGGGATCGGATGGAGCGGCTCCGCGTGCTGGAGGTCATCGGCGCCGTGCTTGAACACGCCGCGAGCAATGGCGCCGTCGCCGCCTGCCTTGACCTCCCTGACCTTGCGTTGCTCGGT AATCCTGATATGATCAGTTCACTGCCAGATGACATTTTGATCAATATCCTTTCACTGATGACTGTACGCGAGGCTGCAGTGACCGATGTTCTTTCTACCAGATGGAGACACCTCTGGGAATCTGTGGACCATTTCATCCTTGACATGCATACTTTTGGGATGCAAGTGCCCCCAAATTCAGATAATCATGGAAATCTTGACTTTTGGAACTCGGAAGCTACAAAGTTTGTGGGCAAAGTAAATGAACTTTTAAGCCATCATAAGGGCAATAAACTCAAGGAATTCAAGGTCGAATTCCCACTAAGCTCAGCTCATGCTTCTGAGCTAGATCgatgggttgcatttgcagttgCATCCCATGCAGAAACACTCACCCTTTCCCTTTGTGATGAGCATGGCAGGGTAGCCACAGACCATACAGAGGCATATGTCTTCCCTTTGAAGCAGTTTTCTGATGTGGGTGGCTGTCAATTGCATGTATTGTCTCTTTGCAAGTGCATTTTAGAAACAGTACCTGCAAACCTCAATGGATTTTCTTATCTGTATTCCCTGTCACTCTGCCATGTGCGAATGGTTGATGAGGTTCTTCTGAGTATCATGTCCAGCTGTAATGCTCTACACAACTTGTATCTGAGAGCATGCCATAAATTGATTGATCTCAGAGCTTCTCGTGCACAATTGGTGAACTTGGAAGTTCATTGGTGCCAGAGATTAAGAAGTATCAGTATTCATGCTGAAAAGATGGAGAGTTTCTCATACACAAGTCGAAGAGCAGATATTGAATTTGAGTGTGCGCCAGTTCTTTGCGAGCTAACTGCTTGTTTCCGCGGGATGTGGCATCACACTTTAGCTCTCTTAGATAAATTTCCGAATAAGCTCAAAATGCTGACATTGCCGTGTTCATCACGTTTGCAG GCATCTCGTGTGCTAAAACACAATGGAAGGTTTGCTGTTTTGAAGGAAATTACATG GTTCATGGCAACCTGCGACCACAGAAGATGCTGA
- the LOC136550876 gene encoding F-box protein At5g03100-like isoform X1 — protein MTHPPAWDRMERLRVLEVIGAVLEHAASNGAVAACLDLPDLALLGNPDMISSLPDDILINILSLMTVREAAVTDVLSTRWRHLWESVDHFILDMHTFGMQVPPNSDNHGNLDFWNSEATKFVGKVNELLSHHKGNKLKEFKVEFPLSSAHASELDRWVAFAVASHAETLTLSLCDEHGRVATDHTEAYVFPLKQFSDVGGCQLHVLSLCKCILETVPANLNGFSYLYSLSLCHVRMVDEVLLSIMSSCNALHNLYLRACHKLIDLRASRAQLVNLEVHWCQRLRSISIHAEKMESFSYTSRRADIEFECAPVLCELTACFRGMWHHTLALLDKFPNKLKMLTLPCSSRLQASRVLKHNGRFAVLKEITWCVRAWKKSIRIVALVLQAAPLVETLNLEVHGNLRPQKMLKIRWPKNFTAASLRTIRIEGFSGEPKLVKFLLFL, from the exons ATGACGCATCCGCCTGCGTGGGATCGGATGGAGCGGCTCCGCGTGCTGGAGGTCATCGGCGCCGTGCTTGAACACGCCGCGAGCAATGGCGCCGTCGCCGCCTGCCTTGACCTCCCTGACCTTGCGTTGCTCGGT AATCCTGATATGATCAGTTCACTGCCAGATGACATTTTGATCAATATCCTTTCACTGATGACTGTACGCGAGGCTGCAGTGACCGATGTTCTTTCTACCAGATGGAGACACCTCTGGGAATCTGTGGACCATTTCATCCTTGACATGCATACTTTTGGGATGCAAGTGCCCCCAAATTCAGATAATCATGGAAATCTTGACTTTTGGAACTCGGAAGCTACAAAGTTTGTGGGCAAAGTAAATGAACTTTTAAGCCATCATAAGGGCAATAAACTCAAGGAATTCAAGGTCGAATTCCCACTAAGCTCAGCTCATGCTTCTGAGCTAGATCgatgggttgcatttgcagttgCATCCCATGCAGAAACACTCACCCTTTCCCTTTGTGATGAGCATGGCAGGGTAGCCACAGACCATACAGAGGCATATGTCTTCCCTTTGAAGCAGTTTTCTGATGTGGGTGGCTGTCAATTGCATGTATTGTCTCTTTGCAAGTGCATTTTAGAAACAGTACCTGCAAACCTCAATGGATTTTCTTATCTGTATTCCCTGTCACTCTGCCATGTGCGAATGGTTGATGAGGTTCTTCTGAGTATCATGTCCAGCTGTAATGCTCTACACAACTTGTATCTGAGAGCATGCCATAAATTGATTGATCTCAGAGCTTCTCGTGCACAATTGGTGAACTTGGAAGTTCATTGGTGCCAGAGATTAAGAAGTATCAGTATTCATGCTGAAAAGATGGAGAGTTTCTCATACACAAGTCGAAGAGCAGATATTGAATTTGAGTGTGCGCCAGTTCTTTGCGAGCTAACTGCTTGTTTCCGCGGGATGTGGCATCACACTTTAGCTCTCTTAGATAAATTTCCGAATAAGCTCAAAATGCTGACATTGCCGTGTTCATCACGTTTGCAG GCATCTCGTGTGCTAAAACACAATGGAAGGTTTGCTGTTTTGAAGGAAATTACATGGTGTGTAAGGGCTTGGAAAAAGAGCATTCGTATTGTGGCTCTTGTCCTTCAAGCTGCTCCTTTAGTTGAAACACTTAATCTGGAG GTTCATGGCAACCTGCGACCACAGAAGATGCTGAAGATTAGATGGCCCAAGAATTTTACAGCTGCAAGTCTCAGGACTATTAGGATTGAAGGGTTTAGTGGGGAACCAAAATTGGTGAAATTCTTGCTGTTTCTGTGA